In Streptomyces chartreusis NRRL 3882, the following are encoded in one genomic region:
- a CDS encoding MFS transporter, with translation MTGVDRGFRFLVAAHAVSAYGTYLNLIALSLFSYEITGTALGVGAVMAVRLLSGVTAGLAAGALASRVTRRTVMVGTDLAQTLAMVVLALGAPDTPLWVLLGAVVVLGAGNTFFNVALRSAVPVLVGQDSRARANGVLVTARSVATVLGFASAAPVIALGGFGVAFALNGASFAVSAAAVLVLRPRTDDGPVDDAPEAPPEQGGTGSPGARGGWLRRRGAGLGRVAGPGRVAGLAGALLGMIALRGLDALASASHNVALPLAAHAAEPSDPAVFMTRFWSAWAVGTLLAHQVLKRRSQGTSWGERAFAVGTCAMSFCFVAAFTGLPAPALTAAAVAAGFADGWTEIVYTSRLQAAPDRQRARLFGLSATAEQSGFALGTMAAAAALEVLPALAVVGVFHGAAVCGALLLLLFHHRSTAKNHSPTGEDRSQHSPAGEGEGEDEHGTSTGASQLPGP, from the coding sequence GTGACGGGGGTGGACCGAGGGTTCCGGTTCCTGGTGGCCGCACACGCCGTGTCGGCCTACGGGACCTACCTCAACCTGATCGCGCTCAGCCTGTTCTCGTACGAGATCACCGGTACGGCCCTGGGGGTGGGCGCGGTGATGGCCGTACGGCTGCTCTCCGGCGTCACGGCGGGTCTCGCCGCCGGGGCGCTGGCATCCAGGGTCACGCGCCGGACCGTCATGGTGGGGACGGACCTGGCGCAGACCCTCGCCATGGTCGTGCTCGCGCTGGGCGCCCCGGACACGCCGCTGTGGGTACTGCTCGGGGCGGTGGTCGTGCTGGGCGCGGGCAACACGTTCTTCAACGTCGCCCTGCGCAGCGCGGTGCCGGTCTTGGTCGGGCAGGACAGCCGCGCCCGGGCGAACGGCGTGCTGGTGACCGCCCGTTCCGTGGCCACGGTGCTGGGGTTCGCGTCGGCCGCGCCGGTCATCGCCCTCGGCGGTTTCGGTGTCGCGTTCGCCCTCAACGGGGCGAGCTTCGCGGTGTCGGCCGCGGCCGTGCTGGTGCTCCGGCCGCGCACGGACGACGGGCCGGTGGACGACGCGCCCGAGGCGCCCCCGGAGCAGGGCGGCACCGGATCCCCGGGGGCCCGTGGCGGGTGGCTGCGGCGCCGGGGGGCGGGCCTCGGCAGGGTCGCGGGCCCGGGTCGTGTGGCGGGCCTCGCGGGAGCCTTGCTCGGCATGATCGCGCTGCGGGGTCTCGACGCCCTGGCGTCCGCGTCGCACAACGTCGCGCTGCCGCTGGCGGCGCACGCGGCCGAGCCGTCCGACCCGGCGGTGTTCATGACCCGGTTCTGGTCGGCGTGGGCCGTGGGCACCCTGCTCGCCCACCAGGTCCTCAAGCGCCGGTCGCAGGGGACGTCCTGGGGCGAGCGGGCGTTCGCGGTGGGCACCTGCGCGATGTCGTTCTGCTTCGTGGCGGCGTTCACCGGGCTGCCCGCCCCGGCCCTGACGGCGGCGGCCGTGGCGGCGGGGTTCGCGGACGGCTGGACCGAGATCGTCTACACGTCGCGCCTCCAGGCGGCCCCCGACCGGCAGCGCGCCCGCCTGTTCGGCCTGTCCGCCACCGCCGAGCAGTCCGGATTCGCCCTGGGCACGATGGCCGCGGCGGCCGCCCTGGAGGTTCTGCCCGCCCTGGCCGTGGTGGGCGTCTTCCACGGGGCGGCGGTGTGCGGGGCGCTGCTTCTGCTGCTGTTCCACCACCGATCCACCGCGAAGAACCACTCGCCCACCGGCGAGGACCGCTCACAGCATTCGCCGGCCGGCGAAGGAGAGGGAGAGGACGAGCATGGAACGTCTACGGGGGCAAGCCAGTTGCCGGGGCCCTGA
- a CDS encoding MazG-like family protein produces MSDHTPPVPDLWATIDTLSEWLDTHRPVEGREGVLLRILKLSEEVGEVSEAVIGATGQNPRKGVTHTWDDVQAELCDVVITALMALRTLTPEAREVFGRHLERVRERSLSSAPR; encoded by the coding sequence ATGAGTGATCACACGCCGCCCGTGCCCGACCTGTGGGCCACCATCGACACCCTGTCCGAGTGGCTCGACACCCACCGCCCGGTCGAGGGCCGCGAGGGCGTGCTGCTGCGCATCCTGAAACTGTCCGAGGAGGTCGGCGAGGTCTCCGAGGCGGTCATCGGCGCGACCGGCCAGAACCCGCGCAAGGGCGTGACGCACACTTGGGACGACGTGCAGGCGGAGCTGTGCGACGTCGTCATCACCGCGCTGATGGCGCTGCGGACGCTGACGCCTGAGGCGCGGGAGGTGTTCGGGCGGCATCTGGAGCGGGTGAGGGAGCGGTCGCTCTCCTCGGCACCGCGATGA
- a CDS encoding DoxX family membrane protein, translating into MKRYDRRDLGLLLLRLGTGGVLAAHGTQKLFGWFGGGGIEGTGQFMESVGYVPGKASATAAGLAETGGGTLLALGLATPAAGAAAAGAMAGAAAVHTPNGFFNQGGGYEYAAALGLTAAGLAVTGPGRLSLDHVLGHAVNRSWMIPAAFAATAAGTTLIVGARNRRLRKAKEGEQDPLFEEEYME; encoded by the coding sequence GTGAAGCGCTACGACCGACGTGATCTGGGCCTGCTGCTGCTCCGGCTGGGGACGGGCGGTGTACTGGCCGCGCACGGCACGCAGAAGCTGTTCGGCTGGTTCGGCGGAGGCGGCATCGAGGGCACCGGCCAGTTCATGGAGTCCGTCGGCTACGTCCCCGGCAAGGCGAGCGCGACCGCGGCGGGCCTCGCGGAGACCGGCGGCGGCACCCTGCTGGCCCTGGGCCTGGCCACACCGGCGGCCGGTGCCGCGGCGGCCGGAGCGATGGCGGGCGCGGCGGCGGTGCACACGCCGAACGGCTTCTTCAACCAGGGCGGCGGCTACGAGTACGCGGCGGCACTGGGCCTCACCGCCGCGGGCCTGGCCGTCACCGGCCCCGGGCGGCTCTCCCTGGACCACGTGCTCGGGCACGCCGTGAACCGGAGCTGGATGATCCCGGCGGCCTTCGCGGCGACGGCGGCGGGGACGACGCTGATCGTGGGGGCGCGCAACCGGCGGCTGCGGAAGGCGAAGGAAGGCGAGCAGGACCCGCTGTTCGAAGAGGAGTACATGGAGTAG
- a CDS encoding aldo/keto reductase yields METTRPLGRSGIEVSALGFGCWAIGGEWQRPDGQPLGWGKVDDEESVRAVRRALDLGVTFFDTADTYGAGHSERVLGRALGKRRADVVVATKWGNVFDEDTRTLTGSDASPAHLRRALTASLDRLGTDYIDLYQFHISDADTEQAALLRDACEELVHEGLIRAYAWSTDDPDRAAVFAEGPHCAAVQHTLNVLQDAPAMIRLCEEADLASINRSPLAMGLLAGKRRDGQPLEAGDIRSRPPAWLQGFGDGSGADPEWLARVDALRDVLTSEGRTLGQGALAWLWARSPRTIPIPGFRSVAQAEENAGALQKGALTGEQLAEVDRLLGR; encoded by the coding sequence ATGGAAACCACACGGCCGCTCGGACGCAGCGGCATCGAGGTGAGCGCCCTCGGCTTCGGCTGCTGGGCGATCGGCGGCGAATGGCAGCGGCCCGACGGGCAGCCGCTCGGCTGGGGCAAGGTCGACGACGAGGAGTCGGTACGGGCGGTGCGGCGCGCCCTCGACCTGGGTGTCACCTTCTTCGACACCGCCGACACCTACGGCGCCGGACACAGCGAACGCGTGCTCGGCCGGGCCCTCGGCAAGCGCCGGGCCGATGTCGTCGTCGCCACCAAGTGGGGCAACGTGTTCGACGAGGACACCCGGACCCTCACCGGCAGCGACGCCTCCCCGGCCCATCTGCGCCGCGCCCTGACCGCGTCCCTGGACCGGCTCGGCACCGACTACATCGATCTCTACCAGTTCCATATCTCCGACGCGGACACCGAACAGGCCGCCCTGCTCCGGGACGCGTGCGAGGAGCTGGTCCACGAGGGGCTGATACGGGCCTACGCGTGGAGCACCGACGACCCCGACCGCGCCGCCGTGTTCGCCGAGGGGCCGCACTGCGCCGCCGTCCAGCACACCCTCAACGTTCTCCAGGACGCGCCCGCGATGATCCGGCTGTGCGAGGAGGCGGACCTCGCGAGCATCAACCGCAGCCCGCTCGCCATGGGGCTGCTCGCCGGGAAGCGCCGGGACGGGCAGCCGCTGGAGGCCGGTGACATCCGCAGCAGGCCCCCGGCCTGGCTCCAGGGTTTCGGTGACGGATCCGGCGCCGACCCGGAGTGGCTCGCCCGCGTCGACGCCCTCAGGGACGTCCTCACCAGCGAGGGCCGCACGCTCGGCCAGGGCGCCCTGGCCTGGTTGTGGGCACGCAGCCCGCGCACGATTCCCATCCCGGGCTTCCGTTCGGTCGCCCAGGCGGAGGAGAACGCGGGAGCGCTGCAGAAGGGGGCACTGACCGGCGAGCAGCTGGCCGAGGTCGACCGGCTGCTCGGGCGGTGA
- a CDS encoding D-alanyl-D-alanine carboxypeptidase family protein, with protein sequence MCDSARLSRRSVLALAVAAPVAAAAPARASGPVLGGDRLGSDAVQVGSTTGLPGRLTARSWLVADHDSGDVLAAYRAHRRLPPASTLKMLFADTVLDRFPPGDRHTVTAADLAGIPAGSSLVGIQPGTTYTVGQLWQGVFLRSGNDAVHVLAHMNGGVAKTVAEMRAKARELQALDTHVVSPDGYDHPGQLSSAYDLTLFARHGLRDPGFRAYCRTRTADFPAGGGKTFQIQNTDRLLSGAWRLRAYPGLIGVKNGYTTHAGNTFTGAATRAGRTLLVTVMHPADKADAVYEEAAALLDWGFAHGASARAVGTLVEPVSAGQGAEPAPRRGIAVGGTVVRGPSAGRLVEGAGTALALLAGGAWALRRRGTRGSARGRHRQ encoded by the coding sequence ATGTGTGACTCCGCCCGGCTGTCCAGACGTTCCGTGCTCGCCCTGGCCGTGGCCGCCCCGGTGGCCGCCGCGGCACCGGCCCGGGCCTCCGGGCCCGTGCTCGGCGGTGACCGCCTCGGCAGCGACGCGGTGCAGGTGGGCAGCACCACCGGACTGCCCGGGAGGCTCACCGCCCGGTCCTGGCTGGTCGCCGATCACGACAGCGGCGATGTGCTGGCCGCCTACCGGGCGCACCGGCGGCTGCCACCCGCGTCCACGCTGAAGATGCTGTTCGCCGACACGGTGCTCGACCGGTTCCCGCCCGGCGACCGGCACACCGTCACCGCCGCCGACCTCGCCGGCATCCCCGCGGGCTCCAGTCTCGTCGGCATCCAGCCCGGGACGACGTACACCGTCGGCCAGCTCTGGCAGGGCGTCTTCCTGCGCTCGGGGAACGACGCCGTGCACGTCCTCGCGCACATGAACGGCGGTGTGGCGAAGACCGTCGCCGAGATGCGGGCCAAGGCGCGGGAACTCCAGGCCCTGGACACGCACGTGGTCAGCCCGGACGGTTACGACCACCCGGGGCAGCTGTCCTCGGCGTACGACCTGACGCTCTTCGCCCGGCACGGGCTGCGCGACCCCGGCTTCCGCGCCTACTGCCGTACGAGAACGGCCGACTTCCCGGCCGGGGGCGGGAAGACGTTCCAGATCCAGAACACCGACCGGCTGTTGAGCGGGGCATGGCGCCTGCGGGCGTATCCGGGGCTGATCGGTGTGAAGAACGGCTACACGACCCATGCCGGCAACACCTTCACCGGCGCCGCCACGCGTGCCGGGCGCACCCTGCTCGTCACCGTCATGCACCCCGCCGACAAAGCCGACGCCGTCTACGAGGAGGCCGCCGCCCTGCTCGACTGGGGTTTCGCGCACGGTGCGTCGGCACGGGCGGTGGGCACGCTGGTCGAGCCGGTGAGCGCGGGGCAGGGAGCGGAGCCGGCGCCCAGGCGCGGGATCGCCGTCGGCGGCACCGTCGTGCGCGGACCCTCGGCGGGGCGGCTGGTGGAGGGCGCCGGTACCGCGCTCGCGCTGCTGGCGGGCGGGGCGTGGGCGCTGCGCCGGCGCGGGACGCGCGGGTCCGCGAGGGGACGGCACCGCCAATGA
- a CDS encoding SDR family oxidoreductase, which produces MDAKRTGIAVVTGAGSGIGRAVAVELLRAGWSVALAGRRVETLEETAALVPEGAALAVRTDVSRPEDVTALFTATVERFGRVDLLFNNAGTFGPGGVPVEELSYDAWRHVVDTNLNGAFLCAQAAYRRMKEQQPQGGRIINNGSISAHTPRPHSVAYTATKHALTGLTKSLSLDGRPYGIAVGQIDIGNAATDMTARMQTGALQANGSVAPEPVMDVADVARTVRHMAELPLEANVQFATVLATAMPYVGRG; this is translated from the coding sequence ATGGATGCGAAGCGAACTGGTATCGCGGTGGTGACCGGGGCGGGCTCCGGTATCGGCCGCGCGGTGGCCGTGGAACTGCTCCGGGCCGGCTGGTCGGTGGCGCTGGCGGGGCGGCGCGTCGAGACCTTGGAGGAGACGGCGGCCCTGGTGCCCGAGGGCGCCGCGCTCGCCGTACGGACGGACGTCTCACGGCCCGAGGACGTGACCGCCCTGTTCACCGCCACCGTCGAGCGCTTCGGGCGGGTGGACCTGCTGTTCAACAACGCGGGCACCTTCGGGCCGGGCGGCGTACCGGTCGAGGAACTGTCCTACGACGCGTGGCGGCACGTGGTGGACACGAACCTCAACGGGGCGTTCCTGTGCGCGCAGGCGGCGTACCGGCGGATGAAGGAGCAGCAGCCGCAGGGCGGGCGGATCATCAACAACGGTTCGATCTCCGCGCACACGCCGCGTCCGCACTCGGTGGCCTACACCGCGACCAAGCACGCGCTGACCGGTCTGACCAAGTCGCTGTCGCTGGACGGGCGGCCGTACGGCATCGCCGTCGGGCAGATCGACATCGGCAACGCGGCGACGGACATGACGGCCCGTATGCAGACGGGAGCGCTGCAGGCGAACGGCTCGGTCGCCCCGGAACCGGTGATGGACGTCGCCGACGTGGCCCGCACGGTGCGGCACATGGCGGAGCTGCCGCTGGAGGCGAATGTGCAGTTCGCGACCGTACTGGCCACGGCGATGCCGTACGTCGGGCGCGGCTGA